CGCAGATCGCGGAGGTGGCCGCGAGCCCGTCGGTGCCGGGCATGCGGATGTCCATCAGGACCAGGTCGGGGCGGTGGAGCCGGGCGAGCTCCAGGGCCTCGGTGCCGTCGGTGGCCTCGCCGACCACCTCCATGTCCGCGCAGGAGTCGATCAGGATCCGGAAGGTGGCCCGCAGCAGGGCCTGGTCGTCGGCGAGCAGTACACGGATGGTCATGGGTGGTGCTTCTTCCCGCTCCGGATCAAGGGTCGGCCCCCAGCCTCGCCGTATCGGCCCGGCACGTCGTCGTCCGTCTGCCGACAATCACCCCTACTCGGAACGCAGTACGTTCCGCCGCCCACGTCATCCCCGAGCAGGACGGCCCGCGGCCCGGCGCTCACCACACGCACGGCAGCTCCACCTCGATCACCGTGGGCCCTCCGACCGGACTCGACACCCGTACGGTCCCGTCGAGCGCCGCGACCCGCCGCCGCACTCCGAGCAGACCCGAGCCGCCCCCGTCCGTGGCGCCGCGCCCGGGTGCGCCGGCCGCGCTCAGTTCGTCCACCCCGCCGCGGCCCTCGTCGGTGACGGAGACCCGCAGCCCCCTCCTGGTCCGTGCGAGCCGGACCGTGGCGGTGGGGGAGCCGCTGTGCCTTGCCGCGTTGGTGAGGGACTCGGCCACCACGAAGTAGCCGGCCGCCTCGACCGCCGCGGGCGCCCGAGGACCGTCGTCCGCCAAGCCGTCCACGTCGACGGTGACCCGCAGATCGCTGCCGGCGGCCAGCGCCCGCACCGCACCGGTCAGCCCGCGGTCGGTCAGGATCGGCGGATGGATGCCGCGCACCACGTGCCGCAGCTCGGCCAGCGCCTCCTCGGCCTGCTCCTGGGCGTCGTCCAGCAGCTTGCGGGCGGCGTCCGGATCACGGTCGTAGACGCGCTTGGCCAGCCCGATCCGCATCGACAGCGACACCAGCCGCGCCTGCGCCCCGTCGTGCAGGTCCCGCTCGATCCGGCGCAGCTCGGCGCCGTGCGCGGCGACCGCGTCGGCCCGGGTCGCGGTCAGCCGCTCGACCCGGGCCGCCAGCAGCGCCTGCGGCGACGGTCGCAGCAACGCGGTCGACCAGTTCGCCTCCACGTCCGCCAGGCGCACGATCAACGGCAGGACGACGGCCCGCCGGCGCAGCAGCCCGCAGCCCACGCCGTCCACGACGAGCCCGAGGGGCCACAGCGGCAGCGCGAGCACGACCAGTGCGCCGTAGACGTAGTAGGCGGCCATCCAGCGCAGGTCGGTTCGGGTGCCGGGATCGCGGACCGCGGTGCGCAGCCGCTCGGTCAGCGGCCCGTCGATGGTGCGGTAGGCCTCGGGGATCTCCCGCCCGGTCCGGGCGGCGGTCAGGCCTCGCTTGGCCCCGGCGATACGCCGCAGCAGGATCACCGTCTCCGGCAGCAGCCAGCAGCCGATCACCGCGAGGGTGCCGACGGCGGTGATCAGCAGCACGGTGATGAAGAGGTACATCCCGAAGGCCATCGCGGCCGCGACCAGGAGATGGACCGTCGCGCGCCCGGCCTTCCGCATCGTCGCCCGCATGTTCTTCACGCCCGGCGCCCCTTGCCCGGCGCGCGGGGGCGCGGGCACCCGGGCCGCAGGTGTAGCCCGCTCCACCATGCTCACGCCCCGGCTCACGTCCTGTTCAATCAATTGACTTAGATTGTACGGAGGTGAAACCGCGGCGGCTCGAGGGACTGGCCGCCGAGGTGCGGTGCGCAGTCCCGGTGCGGTGGTGATCATGGCAGGCAGGACACTGCGGGAGGAACAGGCGGGCGCGACCAGGGAGCTGCTCCTGACCGCGGCCGAGCGGCTCTTCGCCGAGCACGGGGTGTACGCCGTGTCCAACCGCCAGGTCAGCGAGGCCGCCGGGCAGGGCAACAACACCGCGGTCGGCTACCACTTCGGCACCAAGACCGACCTCGTCCGCGCCATCGTCCGCCGGCACTCGACGCGCATCGAGGAGATCCGCGCCCGGCTGGTCGCCGACCTGACCGACCCGGACGAGGTGCGCGGCTGGGTGGACTGCCTGGTCCGGCCCTCCCTCGAACACCTCGCCGCGCTCGGCAGCCCCACCTGGTACGCGCGGTTCTGCGCCCAGGTCGTCGCCGACCCCGCGCTGCACCGGATCATGGTCGAGGAGGCCCTCACCTCCCCGTCCCTCCAGACGATCATCGACGGCCTCAACCGGTGCCTGCCCGACCTCCCGGCCGAGGTCCGCGCCGAACGCGGCGAGATGGTCCGCCATCTGATCGTCCACGTGGCCGCCGAGCGCGAACGCGCCCTCGCCGAGCACACCCCCACGCCCCGGGCCACCTGGGACGACGCGGCGACGGGCCTCACCGACGCCGTCGTCGGCATGTGGCTGGCGCCCGTGACGCCGGGAGCACGACCGTGAAATCGACCTTCGGCGGACGGGGCAGGTTATGAACACCGGTTGGGCGGCGCCCCCAAGGGATGCGGGGAACCGCGCGACCGGCCACCACCGGCCCGCGGACGATCGACGCCCCGTCGCGGCACCGCCGGCGGAGCGCCTGGCGCGCGGCGCCGGCCAGCACGTCCTGGTCGTCGCCGGCGACCCCGACATCGCCGAGCTCCTCACGACCACGCTGGAGTTGGCCGGCTACCGGATCAGCCTCACCGGCACCGGCGCCGAGGCCGTCGCACGTGTCGTCGAGCGGCGCTTCGACCTGGTCGTCTTCGACACCGACGTACCGGACCAGGGGGACTTCGACCGGGAGCGCCGGCCCGAACTGCCGTACCGCCCGCCCGTGCTGCTGCTCACCGAGTGCGAGTCCCTGGGCCGTCTCGTGCCCGAACTCGGCCCGGGGAGACGGGACTACGTCACCAAGCCCTTCCGGATCGCCGAGGTCCTCGCCCGGATCCAGGTCCTGCTGCGCGACGCCCGCCCGGGCCGGCCCAGGGGCAATCCACTGCACTACGGCGACCTCGTCCTGGACGACACCGTGTGCCGGGCGCGACGGGGGACAAGGGCGCTCGACCTGACGCCCGCGGAGTACCGGCTGCTGCGCCAGCTCCTGGTCAACGCGCAACGTGTGCTGTCCAAGGAGCAGATCGGCCGCCACGTCTGGGGCGACCACCGCGGCGACAACGCCATCGAGCAACTCGTCTCGCGGCTGCGCCGCAAGGTGGACCGGGACGCCCCGGCACTGATCCACACCCGCCGCGGCTTCGGCTACTGGCTGGGCGGATCCGACGCCGCTGCCTGAGAGCGGGCGGCGATCGTGTGATCCGGGCCACGTCAGCCCGCTGTCAGGAAACTGACCGGAAGGCGTCAGACCCCTCTGTTTGCATGTGCTCATCGATGCCCCCCCACAGCAGAGGTGAACCATGGCCGACACCCTCACCGGTCGCACGTCCGAGGCACCGGACGCCGTTCCCGAGTTCCCCATGCCCAGGCAGTCCCGCTGCCCCTTCGACCCGCCGCCCTCGCTGAAGGACCTTCAGCGGGAGGGCCCGCTCGCCAAGGTGCGGCTGTGGGACGGCAGCGAGTCATGGCTCGTGACCCGGTACGCCGAGCAGCGCGCCCTGCTGGGCGACCCGCGCGTCAGCGCCGACACCGACCGGCCGGGCTACCCGACCAAGGCCAGTCCCGAGGCCGGCGAGGGCAAGCTCAGCTTCATCATGATGGACGACCCCGAGCACGCCCGGCTGCGCCGGATGGTCACCGCGCCGTTCGCCGTCAAGAAGGTCGAGGCGCTGCGCCCCGCCGTGCAGCGCATCGTGGACGGCCTGATCGACGACTTGCTGGCCGGCCCCGCCCCGGTGGACCTCGTGGACGCGTTCGCCCTGCCGATCCCTTCACTGGTCATCTGCGAACTGCTGGGCGTGCCCTACGAGGAGCACGACTTCTTCCAGGAACACACCAGGACCATGGTCCGTACGACCGCCACACCCGAGGAGCGCGGAGCGGCGAGCCGTGAGGTCGCCGGCTACCTCGCCGGAGTCGTGGGCAAGCGGATCGCCGAGCCGAGGGGCGATCTGCTGTCGAGCATCGCGGGCCGCGTCACCGCCGGTGAACTCACCCACCAGCAGGCGACCGAGATGGCCCTGCTCCTGCTGATCGCCGGCCACGAGACCACCGCGAACATGATCGCCCTCGGCACCCTGGCCCTACTCCAACACCCCGACCAGCTGGCCCTCCTGCGCGAGTCCGACGATCCGAGACTCGTCGCCTCCGCGGTCGAGGAACTCCTGCGCTACCTGCACATCACCCACCTCGGCCGACGCCGGGCGGTGACCGAGGACATCGAGATCGCCGGCCGGCTGATCAAGGCCGGCGAGGGCGTCATCATGGTCAACGAGATCGGCAACCGTGACCCCGAGGCCTTCGCCGACCCCGACCGCCTCGACATCACCCGCGACGCCCGCCGCCATGTCGCCTTCGGCTTCGGCGTCCACCAGTGCCTGGGCCAGCCGCTGGCCCGCATGGAACTCCAGGTCGTCTACGGCACCCTCTACAAGCGCATCCCGACGCTGAAGCTCGCCGGCGACCTCCGGGACGTCCGCTTCAAGACCGACGCGTTCATCTACGGCGTCCACGAACTGCCCGTCTCCTGGTGACCGTTCCTCACCCGCGCACCACGAACCACACCCACGTCCGAGGAGAGGAAACCGAATCATGAAGGTGGAGCTGGAGGCCGACAAGTGCGTCGCGTCCGGGCAGTGCGTGCTCGCCGCGATGGACGTGTTCGACCAGGACGACGACGGCATCGCGGTCCTGCTCGACGAGCGGCCCGCCGACGAGAACCTGGACGGCGTCCGCGAAGCCGTGGCGATCTGCCCGGCAGCCGCGATCCGGCTGGTCGACCAGTGAGGCGGATCGTCGTCGTGGGTGCCTCGGCCGCCGGACTCGCGGCGGCCGAGACGCTCCGCCGCGAGGGCTACGACGGCACTCTCACCCTCGTCGGCGACGAACCGCTCGCCCCCTACGACCGCCCGCCCCTGTCCAAGCAACTGCTGGCCGGCGAGTGGGAACCCGGGCGGCTGGACCTGCGTACCCCCGACGACCTTGCCGGACTCGACCTCGACCTGCGGCTCGGCGTCCCCGCGACGGGCCTGCGGCCCGCCGACACCGAGGTGGACCTGGGCGACGGCTCGTCGGTGCCGTACGACGGCCTGATCATCGCCACCGGGGTGCGTCCGCGCCGGCTGCCCGGTGCGGGCGGGCACGTGCTGCGCACCCTGGACGACGCGATGCGGCTGCGGGAGCGACTGGCTCCGGGCAGGAGACTCGTCGTGGTCGGCGCCGGGTTCCTCGGGGGCGAGGCCGCCGCCGTGGCCCGACGGCTGGGCTGCGAGGTGACGCTCCTCGAACCCGCCCCCGTGCCGCTCGCCCATGCCGTCGGCGCGCGGGTCGGCGAGATGCTGACGGACGCCCATCGGGAACGGGGCGTGGACCTGCGCTGCGGGGTCACCGTGACCGAGGTGACCGGGCACGGGGTGCGGTTGGCCGACGGTGAACTCGTCGAGGCGGACGAGGTGTTGACCGCCGTCGGCTCGATGCCCAACACCGACTGGCTCGTCGGCAGCGGGCTCACCGTCGGCGACGGCGTCGTCTGCGACGAGTACTGCGGGGCCGCACGCGATGTCTGCGCCGCCGGGGACGTCGCCCGCTGGTTCAACCCGCTGTTCGGCCGCTCGATGCGCATCGAGCACCGCACCAACGCCGCCGAGCAGGGCATGGCCGCCGCCCGCAACCTGCTGCGTCCCGAGGCACGCAAGCCGTTCGCGCCGGTGCCGTATTTCTGGTCCGACCAGTACGACATGAAGATCCAGGCGTACGGGTATCTGCGCGGGCACGACGAAGTGGCCGTGGTCGAGGGCGATGTGGCCGAGCGCCGGTTCGTCGCTGTCTATCGCACCGGGGACCGGGTTGCCGGGGCGCTCGCGGTGGGGGTGCCGCCGAGGGAGCTCCGCCGGTGGCGCCAGGCCATCGCCACGGGGGTGAGGTGGCGGGAGGCGGTGCAGATCGATGCGGTCGCAAATTAATTGAGTTACGCAATGAGATGGTAAAGTGGAATGCATGTCCACCACACCGCTCCCCGAACTCCCCGACAGCCCCGTGTCCTCGGAAGTGGTCGAGATCGAGCGTGCGCTCACCCGGATCACCTATCTGAGTACGCGTGCCAGGCAGCACGAGCGGCTGATGGCCCTGGCCGGGGTGCCGCTGGACCGGGCGGCCGTGGCGCTGCTGCGTCAGGTCGCCGACTCGGAGCCGTTGCGGCCGGGGGAGTTGGCCGCGCGGTTGGGTGTGGAGGCGTCGCATGTCACGCGTACGGTGCAGCAGTTGCAGAAGACCGGGTACGTCACCCGTGTTCCGGATCCGCAGGACCGCCGGGCCCAGCGGATCGAGCTGACCGAGTCCGGGCGCCGGGCCATCGTCCGGGTTCGGGACGCGGGGGCCCGCGGTATGCAGCTGGCGTTGGCCGACTGGACGCCGGAGGAGTTGCGGCAGTTGGCCACGCTGTTCCATCGCATGGTCGACGACTTTCTGGCGCATGCGATCGACGACGACGGTGAGCAGTAGTCGGCTGGGACCGTCTGACCCGTGGTGGGGCGGGTGCGGCGCCGCTGTGGTTGATCGCGCAGTTCCCCGCGCCCCTAGGGGGCTGTCGAGCTGTTGGTGACCTTGCTCGGTTCTTGGTGGTTAGGTCCGGGCTGGGTTGGCTCCCTCAGGCCGGTCAGGAGTAGTCGGCCCAGGGCAGGCAGGGCGATGAGTGGGATCAGTGCCGTGCGAAGGGATGTGGTGTCGGCCAGGGCGCCGATCGCCGGGGCCGCGAGGCCGCCCACGCTGACGGCGAGCCCGAGCGTGACGCCGCTCGCGGTGCCGATCCGGCGGGGGAGGTAGTCCTGGCCCAGCGTGACGTGCAGTGAGAACGGCACGTACAGGCCGGCCGACGTGAGCGCGACGAACAGGTACACCGCCGGGCCCGGCACGAGGACGACCCCGGCGACCGCGAGGACGGACAGCG
The DNA window shown above is from Streptomyces chartreusis and carries:
- a CDS encoding MarR family winged helix-turn-helix transcriptional regulator; amino-acid sequence: MSTTPLPELPDSPVSSEVVEIERALTRITYLSTRARQHERLMALAGVPLDRAAVALLRQVADSEPLRPGELAARLGVEASHVTRTVQQLQKTGYVTRVPDPQDRRAQRIELTESGRRAIVRVRDAGARGMQLALADWTPEELRQLATLFHRMVDDFLAHAIDDDGEQ
- a CDS encoding cytochrome P450, whose amino-acid sequence is MADTLTGRTSEAPDAVPEFPMPRQSRCPFDPPPSLKDLQREGPLAKVRLWDGSESWLVTRYAEQRALLGDPRVSADTDRPGYPTKASPEAGEGKLSFIMMDDPEHARLRRMVTAPFAVKKVEALRPAVQRIVDGLIDDLLAGPAPVDLVDAFALPIPSLVICELLGVPYEEHDFFQEHTRTMVRTTATPEERGAASREVAGYLAGVVGKRIAEPRGDLLSSIAGRVTAGELTHQQATEMALLLLIAGHETTANMIALGTLALLQHPDQLALLRESDDPRLVASAVEELLRYLHITHLGRRRAVTEDIEIAGRLIKAGEGVIMVNEIGNRDPEAFADPDRLDITRDARRHVAFGFGVHQCLGQPLARMELQVVYGTLYKRIPTLKLAGDLRDVRFKTDAFIYGVHELPVSW
- a CDS encoding response regulator transcription factor, with amino-acid sequence MNTGWAAPPRDAGNRATGHHRPADDRRPVAAPPAERLARGAGQHVLVVAGDPDIAELLTTTLELAGYRISLTGTGAEAVARVVERRFDLVVFDTDVPDQGDFDRERRPELPYRPPVLLLTECESLGRLVPELGPGRRDYVTKPFRIAEVLARIQVLLRDARPGRPRGNPLHYGDLVLDDTVCRARRGTRALDLTPAEYRLLRQLLVNAQRVLSKEQIGRHVWGDHRGDNAIEQLVSRLRRKVDRDAPALIHTRRGFGYWLGGSDAAA
- a CDS encoding TetR/AcrR family transcriptional regulator, with translation MAGRTLREEQAGATRELLLTAAERLFAEHGVYAVSNRQVSEAAGQGNNTAVGYHFGTKTDLVRAIVRRHSTRIEEIRARLVADLTDPDEVRGWVDCLVRPSLEHLAALGSPTWYARFCAQVVADPALHRIMVEEALTSPSLQTIIDGLNRCLPDLPAEVRAERGEMVRHLIVHVAAERERALAEHTPTPRATWDDAATGLTDAVVGMWLAPVTPGARP
- a CDS encoding ferredoxin: MKVELEADKCVASGQCVLAAMDVFDQDDDGIAVLLDERPADENLDGVREAVAICPAAAIRLVDQ
- a CDS encoding sensor histidine kinase; the protein is MRATMRKAGRATVHLLVAAAMAFGMYLFITVLLITAVGTLAVIGCWLLPETVILLRRIAGAKRGLTAARTGREIPEAYRTIDGPLTERLRTAVRDPGTRTDLRWMAAYYVYGALVVLALPLWPLGLVVDGVGCGLLRRRAVVLPLIVRLADVEANWSTALLRPSPQALLAARVERLTATRADAVAAHGAELRRIERDLHDGAQARLVSLSMRIGLAKRVYDRDPDAARKLLDDAQEQAEEALAELRHVVRGIHPPILTDRGLTGAVRALAAGSDLRVTVDVDGLADDGPRAPAAVEAAGYFVVAESLTNAARHSGSPTATVRLARTRRGLRVSVTDEGRGGVDELSAAGAPGRGATDGGGSGLLGVRRRVAALDGTVRVSSPVGGPTVIEVELPCVW
- a CDS encoding NAD(P)/FAD-dependent oxidoreductase gives rise to the protein MRRIVVVGASAAGLAAAETLRREGYDGTLTLVGDEPLAPYDRPPLSKQLLAGEWEPGRLDLRTPDDLAGLDLDLRLGVPATGLRPADTEVDLGDGSSVPYDGLIIATGVRPRRLPGAGGHVLRTLDDAMRLRERLAPGRRLVVVGAGFLGGEAAAVARRLGCEVTLLEPAPVPLAHAVGARVGEMLTDAHRERGVDLRCGVTVTEVTGHGVRLADGELVEADEVLTAVGSMPNTDWLVGSGLTVGDGVVCDEYCGAARDVCAAGDVARWFNPLFGRSMRIEHRTNAAEQGMAAARNLLRPEARKPFAPVPYFWSDQYDMKIQAYGYLRGHDEVAVVEGDVAERRFVAVYRTGDRVAGALAVGVPPRELRRWRQAIATGVRWREAVQIDAVAN